The Streptomyces sp. R28 region CTTGCCGTGGTCCCGCTGATGCCGGTGTGGCGCAACTTCTTCCTCGGCTCGGAGATGACCAAGGGCCCCTGGCCCATCCGCCGTCTCGACATCGAGAAGATGAAGAAGACGGCCGACGAAGAGCTGCGCAACATGGGCATCGTCCTCGACGACCTCGAGCAGCCCATCGGCACCCTGTCGGGGGGCCAGCGCCAGTGCGTGGCGATCGCCCGCGCCGTCTACTTCGGCGCCCGGGTGCTGATCCTGGACGAGCCCACCGCCGCCCTCGGCGTCAAGCAGTCCGGTGTGGTGCTGAAGTACATCGCCGCCGCCCGTGAGAAGGGCCTGGGCGTCATCTTCATCACCCACAACCCGCACCACGCCTACATGGTCGGCGACCACTTCAGCGTCCTGCGCCTGGGCACCATGGAGCTCAGCGCCTCCCGTGCCGAGGTCAGCCTCGAAGAGCTGACCAACCACATGGCCGGCGGCACCGAACTCGCCGCGCTCAAGCACGAGTTGAGCCAGGTCCGCGGCGTCGACGTCGAGGAACTCCCCGAAGCGGGAGACCTCACCGCAACCGTGGCGTCCTCGGAAGGGAAGTCCTGACATGCCCCCTGTGCTGGACCGCATCCGGGTCGGCTCGGCCCCGGACTCCTGGGGCGTCTGGTTCCCCGACGACCCCGTGCAGGTGCCCTGGGAACGCTTCCTCGACGAGGTCGCCGAGGCCGGCTACCCCTGGATCGAGCTGGGCCCGTACGGCTATCTGCCGACCGACCCGGCCCGCCTCACCGACGAGGTGAACAAGCGCGACCTCAAGGTGTCGGCAGGCACGGTCTTCACCGGCCTGCACCGCGGCCCCTCCGTCTGGGAGTCCACCTGGGCGCACGTCAGCCAGGTCGCCGCGCTCACCCAGGCCATGGGGGCGAAGCACCTGGTCGTCATCCCCTCCTTCTGGCGGGACGACAAGACCGCCGAGATCCTGGAGCCGCCGGAGCTCACCGGCGAGCAGTGGGCCCACCTGACCAAGGGCATGGAGCGGCTCGGGCACGAGGTGAAGGAGGCGTACGGTCTCGACATCGTCGTGCACCCGCACGCCGACACCCACATCGACACCGAGGCCCACGTCGAGCGCTTCCTCGACTCGACCGACTCCGACCTGGTCAACCTCTGCCTGGACACCGGTCACTACGCCTACTGCGGCGGGGACAGCGTCAAGCTGATCGAGACCTACGGCGAGCGCATCGGCTATCTGCACCTCAAGCAGGTGGACCCGGAGATCCTCGCGGACGTGGTGAAGAACGAGATCCCGTTCGGACCCGCGGTCCAGCGCGGTGTGATGTGCGAACCCCCGGCCGGTGTACCGGAGTTGGGGCCCGTCCTGGAGGCCGCGCAGAAGCTGAACGTGGACCTGTTCGCGATCGTCGAGCAGGACATGTACCCGTGCGAGCCGGACAAGCCGCTGCCCATCGCGGTCCGTACCCGCAAGTTCCTGAGGTCCTGCGGCGCCTGACGACCCGAAAGGACGGCCGATCACCATGACCCAGCGTCCGCACACGCTCGGAGTCGCAGTCATCGGTACCGGAAAGATGGGTGCGGACCATGTGCGCCGCATCCAGGAGGTCACCAGCGGGGCACGGGTGACCGCCGTCGTGGACGTCGACGCGGAGCGCGCCAAATCGGTCGCGGCCCGCGTCGACGGCTGCACCGCCCACACCGACCCGGCCGCCGCGATGGCGGCGGGCGACGTCGACGCGGTGATCGTCGCCTCGCCGGGCCCCGCCCACGAGGCGGCGCTCCTCACCGCCTTCGAGCACGACCTGCCGGTGCTGTGCGAGAAGCCCCTCACCCCCGACGCGGCCTCCGCGCTGCGGGTTCTGGAGGCCGAGCAGAAGCTCGGTCACCGCCGCGTCCAGGTGGGGTTCATGCGGCGCTACGACGCCGAGTACATGAAGCTCAAGTCCCTGCTGGAGACAGGCCAGTTGGGCCGTCCCCTGATGCTGCACAACCGGCACCGCAATGTCGCCAGCCCGCCCGGCTGGACGTCCGAGATGCTCATCAACGACTCCGTGACGCACGAGATGGACGTGACCCGCTGGCTGCTCGGCCACGAGATCACGGCCGTCACCGTGCTGACCCCGACGCCCTCCGACAACGCGCCGGACGGCATCCGCGACCCGCAGTTCGTGGTCTTCGAGACGGACGGCGGCGCGATCGTCGACGTCGAGATCTACGTCAACTGCGGCTTCGGCTACCAGGTCCAGGCCGAGGTCGTCTGCGAACGCGGCACCGCCCGCGTCGGCGACGGCCACGCCCTGGTCACCAACGCGGCCGGCCGCTGGGGCGGCATCATCGCCCAGGACTACATCGAGCGGTTCGCCGACGCCTACGACCGTGAGGTCCAGGCCTGGGTGGACGCCACCCGGCGCGGCGAGGTCACCGGGCCCACCGTGTGGGACGGGTACACCGTGGCCGCGGTGTGCGAGGCGGGCGTACGGGCGTTGGAGGAGGGCGGCCGGGTCCCGGTGGATCTGGTCGACCGGCCGGCGCTGTACCAGGGCTGACAAGAACGGTCGGGCGCCGGGGAACTCCCCGGCGCCCGACCGTTTTCCTTCAGAGCGCGGTACGCGGCCGCGGCTCGAAGCCCGCCGCGCGGTAGGACTCGTCGATCAGCGACATCGTCGCCAGGGCGTCGTCCGCGTCCAGCGCGAGCGGAGCGTCCCGGCGTATGTGCGCGGCGAACGCCTCCAGCTGGTAGGTGTACGACGAGCGCGTGCCCAGCCGCTCCGTCCGCTCCCCGTCCGCCGTACGCACCACGACCCGGTCGTCGCGGTGCGGCAGCACGAAGTTCGGCGCGAACGCCTCACCCCGGGAGCCGACGATCCGGCAGCTCATCTCCAGTTCGCCGTACGCCATGTGGCAGCGCGCCGACGCGGTCGCCCCGCCGGGGAACTCCAGGTCGGCGTCCAGCCACTCGTCGACGCCCGGCGCACCCGCACGCTCCCCGCCCCGCGCGGAAACGAGACGCGGCGCACCGCCCGCCCAGGGCGCGAGCATCCGCACCGCGTGCAGGCTGTAGCAGCCGAGGTCCATCACGGCGCCGCCCGCGAGCGTCAGCGACCAGCGCGGGTCCGAGTCGTCCGGCGCCGGGATCGCGACCAGCGTCTCCACCCGCTGCAGCTCGCCGAGTTCACCGCTCTCCAAGATCTCGTGCAGGCGTCGGGTGACCGGGTGGAAGAGGTAGTGGAACGCCTCCATGAAGACCGTCCCGGCCTTGGCCGCCGCCTGAAGCACCTCGGCGGCCTCCTCGGCGTTGCTCGCCGAGGGCTTCTCCGACAGCACATGCTTGCCGGCCGCAAGGGCGGCGAGGTTCCACGGCCCGTGCAGGCCGTTGGCGAGCGGGTTGTAGACGACCTCGACCTCGGGATCGGCGAGCAGGTCGGCGTAGGAGTCCACCACCCGCTCCACGTCGTGCTCGTCGGCGAACGCCTCGGCGCGGGACCGGTCGCGCGCGGCCACCGCCACGAGGCGGTGGCCGGTCGTCCGGGCCGGGCCGACGAGGGAGAGTTCGGTGATGCGTGCCGCGCCCAGTACCCCGATGCGCAGCGGTTCCCGGCCCGAGTCGCTCATGCCTGCCGTACCTCCTCGATCGTCACCGGACGGTGCTCGTGCAGCGACAGTGTGCACGCGTCGGCGATCCAGCCGGCCTCCAGCGCGTCCTCGATCGTGCACGGCGAGGGCCGGGTACCCGCCACGACCTCGGTGAACGCGGTGAGTTCGGCGCGGTAGGCCGCGGTGAAGCGGTCCATGAAGAAGTCGTGCGGGGTGCCCGCCGGGAAGGTCACGCCGGGCTCGACCGAGCGCAGCGGCAGCTTGTCCTCCAGGCCGACGGCGATGGAGTCCGTGAAGCCGTGGATCTCCATGCGGACGTCGTAACCCCGGGCGTTGTGGCGGGAGTTGGAGACCACCGCGATCGTGCCGTCGTCCAGCGTGAGGATCGCGCCGGTGGTGTCGGCGTCGCCCGCCTCCTTGATGTAGTCGGCGCCCTTGTTGCCGCCGACCGCGTACACCTCGGTCACCTCGCGGCCGGTCACCCAGCGGATGATGTCGAAGTCGTGCACCGAGCAGTCCCGGAAGATGCCACCGGAGGCGGCGATGTACCCGGCCGGCGGCGGCGCCGGGTCCAGGGTGGTCGAGCGGACCGTGTGCAGCTTGCCGAGCTCGCCGCTCTGCACGGCGGCGCGGGCGTTGACGAAACCGGTGTCGAAGCGGCGGTTGTAGCCGATCTGGATCGGCACGCCCTTGCCCTGGACGGCCTTCAGCACCTCGACACCCTCGGCCATGGTCCTGGCGACGGGCTTCTCGCAGAAGACCGGGATGCCGGCCTCGACGCCCGCCAGGATCAGCGCCGGGTGGGCGTCGGTCGCGGCCGCCACGACGATGCCGTCCACGCCGGCCGCCAGCAGGGCCTCGGGTGAGTCCACGACCTCGGCGCCGAACCGCTCCGCGGCGGCCTTGGCGGCGTCCGCGAACGGGTCGGTGACGACGAGGGAGTCGACCGCGTCGAGTCCGGAGAGGGTCTCGGCGTGGAAGGCGCCGATGCGGCCGAGGCCGAGGATTCCGATGCGCATGAGCTCTGCTGCTTTCCTGGTGTGTGGTTGCTGTTCGTTGCCGGGGCTCCGCCCCGGACCCGGTCGCCCTTCGGGCTCGTCCTCAATCGCCGGACGGGCTGGTTCAGTCCAGGCCGCCCAAGACGTTCTGGTCCCAGTCGATCACCGAGCCGGTGACCACCCCGGAGCGGTCCGAGAGCAGGAAGACCACGAAGTCGGCGATCTCGTCCGGCTGGCCCAGCTTGCCCATCGGCAGCTTGGCGGCAGCCTGCTCGCGCCAGTCGTCGGCGGCCCCGTGGAAGGTCTTCTGCGTGGCGTCCTCGCCCTCGGTCGCCGTCCAGCCGATGTTCAGGCCGTTGATCCGGATCCGGTCCCAGCGGTGCGCGTGCGCGGCGTTGCGGGTCAGCCCGATCAGGCCGGCCTTGGCGGAGACGTACGGTGCGAGGAACGGCTGCCCGCCGTGCGCCGAGGACGTGATGATGTTGACGATGGTGCCGGGATCCCCCCGCGCGACCATGTCCGAGACGGCGGCCTGCATCGCGAAGAACGGCGCCTTGAGGTTGATCGCGATGTGCTGGTCGAACAGCTCGGGCGTGGTGTCGAGCAGCGTGCCCCGGGAGGTCAGCCCCGCCGAGTTGACCAGGCAGTCGATCCGCCCGTACGCGTCGACGACCTCGGCGACGGACGCCTTCGCCTGCTCGGCGTCCGCGAGGTCGGCCCGTACGAACATGGCCTTGCCCCCGTCGGCGGTCAGCTCGGCCACCAGCGCCTCACCGGGCTCGGTGCGCCGCCCCGTGACGGCCACGACCGCCCCCGCGCGGACGGCCGCCCGCGCGATCGCCGCGCCGACGCCCTGACTGCCGCCGTTGACGAGGACGACCTTGTCGTCGAGAAGTCCCATGTCTTTTCCTGGTCCTTTCAGCTCTGGTCAGCTCTGACGCCGCTCGGCGCCGGCCCGCAGCTCTTCTCGCAGCGCCTCGGGAGTCCATCCCTCGCGCAGCGCGCGCCGTACGACGTCCGCCTGCGAGGGCGGGGCCAGGCCGGCCACCGGCGGATCGCTGTCGAGGTTCGTGGGGAAGGGGTAGCCCTCGGCGCTCGCGGCGATCACGTTCGCCAGCCAGGCCTCGTCCGCACCCTCGCCGCGGCGCTCGACCAGCACGGGGAACACCGCGTTCGCCACCGCCTCGCGGTCCACCGTCTCCATCGCCCGACCGAACGCCGAGGACACCTGCAGGAGGTTCGCCATGCGCCGGATGTCCGCCGAGCGGTTGGTGCCTGCCGCGTGGAACAGCGCCGGGTTGAAGAAGGCCGCGTCGCCCTTGGCTAGGGGGAGCTGGACGTGGTGCGCCTCGAAGTGGGCCTGGAAGTCCGGCAGCCGCCACGCCAGATAGCCCGGCTCGTACGTCTGCGAGTACGGCAGGTACATCGTCGGTCCGGACTCGACGGGCATGTCGCAGTGCGCGACGGCGCCCTGGAGGGTGAGCACGGGGGAGAGGCGGTGGACGTGGGCCGGGTACGCGGCCGCCACGTCGTTCGACAGGAACCCAAGGTGGTAGTCGCGGTGCACGGACTGGGCCGCGCCGCCCGGGTTGACCACGTTGACCTGCGAGGTCACCTGATAGCCGGGGCCGAGCCAGGCGGTGGAGACCAGAGCCAGGATGTCGTTGGCGTAGTAGTCGGCGAACGCCTCGGCGTCGTACAGCGCCGCCTTCTCCAGCGCGTTCCAGACCCGGTCGTTCGCGCCGGGCTTGGCGAAGTGGTCACCCGCGTCGGCGCCGGACGCGCGCTGCTCGGCGATCAGGGCGTCGAAGACCTCGGTGAGCCGGTCGACGACACCCGGGTCCGGGAAGGCGCCCTGGAAGACCACGATGCCGGGCCCCTCGGTGAGGGCGCGCACCAGCTCGGCCCGGACCTCCCGGCGGTCCCCGGCCCGAAGCAGCCGCTCACTGTCGTAGCGCAGGACGTCGCGCTCCACGGAGGCGGCGTACGGGTAGTCGGCGAGGTCGGTCGTCCGCTCGACGAGAGCGCGGAAGGAGTCGAGGTCGCAGTCCTGCTCGGACAGCCAGGCACGGCGGTGTACGGAGGTGAAGGACATCGGTGTCCTCTCGGTGACAGAAGCGACTCAGCGCTGTCATTCTTGTCATGACAATCCCCTCGAACAACCAGCAGGCGACCATCAAAAACCCCTCAAGGAGCCGTCGCATGGGTCACCCCTTCCCGATCCGGGAGATCGCACGTCAGGCGGGTCTGAGCGAGGCCACGGTGGACCGGGTCCTGAACGGCCGGGGAGGGGTGCGCGAGAGCACCGCGCGGGAGGTCCAGCAGGCGATAGCCGACCTGGACCGGCAGCGCACCCAGGTACGGCTGCTGGGCCGTACCTTCATGATCGACATGGTGGTGCAGGCGCCCGAGCGGTTCACCACCGCCGTACGCGCCGCCCTGGAGGCGGAGCTGCCGTCCCTGCACCCGGCCGTCGTGCGCTCACGCTTCCACTTCCGCGAGACGGGGCCGGTGCCGGAGCTGAGCCGGACGCTGGACCGCATCGCCCGGCGCGGCTCGCAGGGCGTGATCCTCAAGGCCCCGGACGTCCCCGAGGTCACCGCCGCCGTCACCCGGCTCGTGGCGGCGGACATCCCGGTGGTGACCCTGGTGACCGACCTGCCCTCCACCGCCCGCCTCGCCTACGTCGGCATCGACAACCGGGCCGCCGGCGCCACCGCCGCGTACCTGATGGGGCAGTGGCTGGGGGAGCGGCCCGGCAATGTGCTGACCAGCCTCAGCAGCGGCTTCTTCCGCAACGAGGAGGAGCGCGAGATGGGCTTCCGCAGCGCCATGCGCGCCCTCCACCCCGACCGCACGCTGGTCGAGATCGCCGAGGGGCAGGGCCTGGACGCCACCCAGTACGACCTGGTGCGGGCCGCGCTGGAACGCGACCCGGACATCCGTGCCGTCTACTCGATCGGCGGCGGGAACATCGCCACCCTGCGGGCCTTCGAGGAACTGGGCCGGCAGTGCGCGGTGTTCGTCGCGCACGACCTCGACCACGACAACACCCGGCTGCTGCGCGAACACCGCCTGTCCGCCGTACTCCACCACGATCTGCGCCACGACATGCGCGAGGCCTGCCACATCGTGATGCGGGCGCACGGCGCGCTGCCGCCCGCGGGACCCACGCTGCCGTCGGCGATCCAGGTGGTGACGCCGTACAACATGCCCACGCCCATCCGGTGACGGTCGGGGCCCTCGCCCTGGCGTGTATCCCCGCTCGGCAGGTCCCGGCTCCCTACCGTCGTGCGCATGTGGAAATCGAACCCGGACGGCGGCCCCGAGCGGTTGGTGGCGCTCGCCGACGGCGTGTTCGCCATCGCGATCACCCTGCTCGTCCTGGATCTCTATGTGCCGCGCGGACTGGACACGCAGGAGTACCACGAGGCGCTGCGCGAGCTGCTCCCCGACCTCGGCGCCTACGCGCTCAGCGTGGCGGTGCTGGGCGGCTTCTGGCGCGACCACCGCAGGATCTTCCGCTCCGTACGGCAGGTCGACGGACAGGTCATGGCGCTGTCCCTGCTCGGCCTGGGCGCCGCCGCGCTGCTGCCCTTCCCCACCAGGCTGGTCTCCGAGTACGGCGCGGAACCCGCCTCGGTCGCGATCTACGCCGCGGCGGTCGCGGCCCTCGGCGCCGCCCACCTCGCACTGGTCGCCGTCCTGGCCGGGCGCCCGTGGCTGCGCGGCGACTTCACTCCCGCGGGCGGCTTCCGGCTCTACGCCCTCGACCTCGCCGTGACGGTGGTCGTGTTCCTCCTCACCATCCCGCTGACGCTGGTGGCCGGGGCCGACGCCGCGTTGTGGTGGCTCGTCCTGATCCCGGTCAAGGTCACCCTCGGCCGACGCGCCCGCCGCTGACCCTCCCCGCTACGCGTCCACGTCCACCCAGGCGCCGTTCCGCGCCGACCGCACCATCGCGTCCAGTACGGCGGCGCTGCGCACGGCGTCGGCCGGCGTGGCCCCGTGCGGGGTGCCCTCGGCGACCGAGCGCAGGAAGCGGTACGCCTCGACGACCTTCAGGTCGTCGTAGCCCATGGCGTTCGCCGCGCCCGGCTGGAAGGCGCCGAACTCGCCGTCGCCCGGGCCGACGTACACCGTGCTGACCGGCTGGTCCTGGTAGGTGGTGCCGCGGCTGACGCCCAGCTCGTTCATCCGGCGGAAGTCCCAGAAGACCGCGCCCTTGGTGCCGTGCACCTCGAAGCCGTAGTTGTTCTGCTCGCCGACCGAGACCCGGCAGGCCTCCAGGACGCCGCGCGCGCCCGAGGCGAAGCGCAGCAGGCAGTTGACGTAGTCCTCGTTCTCGACGGGGCCGAGCTCGCCGCCGGTGGCGCGGGCGTGGCCGGCGGTGGCGCCGGTGGGGCGGGCCCGCTCGGGGATGAACACGGCCGTGTCGGCGGTCAGCGACGCGATGTCACCGAGCAGGTACCGGGCCAGGTCCGCGCCGTGCGAGGCGAGGTCGCCCAGCACGCCGCTGCCGCCGCGCTCCTTCTCGTAGCGCCAGGTCAGGGCACCCTCGGGGTGAGCCGCGTAGTCGCTGAAGAGGCGGAGGCGCACATGGGTGACCGTGCCGATCTCGCCGGCGGCGATGAGCGCGCCGGCCGCCTCGACGGCGGGCGCGTTGCGGTAGTTGAAGCCGACCGCGCCCTGGACGCCGGCCTTGGCGACGGCGTCGGCGACCGCCCGGGCGTCCGCGACCGTCAGGCCCACCGGCTTCTCGATCCAGATGTGCTTGCCGGCCTCGGCCATCGCCACACCGATCTCGCGGTGCAGAAAGTTCGGGGCGGTGATGCTCACGGCCCGCACGCGCGGATCGGCGGCCACCTCGCGCCAGTCGCGGGTCGTCGAGGCGAACCCGAACTGGGCTGCGGCCTCCTCGGCCCGGCCCGGCACGTCCTCGGCGACGACCACGAGCTCCGGCCGCACCGCCAGCTGCGGGTAGTGGTGCGGGACGCGGGCGTAAGCCTGGGTGTGCACCCGGCCCATCCAGCCGAATCCGACAACGGCGACGCCAAGCGTGTCCACCATGACTGGGAGCCCCTCTTTGGACCGTTCCAACTTCTTCCCGCCCACCTTGAGGGCCGGTCTTCGCGGGTGTCAACCCCTCCCTGGCCCTTTGACAACGCAATGGCGCCCATGGAACGGTCCATGCCATGAGACCGCCGACGATCCGCGACGTGGCCGACCGGGCCGGCGTCTCCAAGTCGCTGGTCTCGCTGGTGCTGCGCGGCTCCGACCAGGTGCGGCCGGAGAAGCGGGACGCCGTCCTGCGTGCCGTACGCGAACTCGGCTACCGCCCCAACGCCGCAGCGCGCAGCCTCAGCGAGCAGCGCACCCGCACGGTCGGCGTCCTCCTGAACGACCTGCGCAACCCGTGGTTCGTCGACATGCTCGACGGCCTCAACTCGCTCCTGCACGACAACGGCCTGCACATGCTGCTCGCCGACGCCCGCCTCAACCGCCGCACCGGCCAGGATCCCGCCGGCCCCTTCCTCGATCTGCGGGTCGACGGCCTGGTCGTGGTGGGCACCCTCCCCGACCCGGCCGCGCTCGAAGCGGTGGCCGCGCGGATCCCGGTCGTGGTGGCCGGTGCCCGCGAGCCGGTTCCGGCCGGCGTCGACGTGGTGGCGGGCGACGACGAACAGGGCGCCCGTCTGGTCGCCGAGCACCTCATCGGCCTCGGGCACCGGCGCATCGCGCACATCGCGGGATACGGCGCGGTGGGCGAGCTGCGCCGACGGAGCTTCGAGGCGACGATGCGGGAGCACGGCCTCGTGGACGAGGCGGTCGTCGAGCCCAGCGACATGACCGAGGAGGGCGGCTACCGCACCACCGTCCGCCTGCTCAGCCGCCCAAAGCGGCCCACGGCCGTCTTCGCCGTCAACGACATCGCCGCCATCGGCGCGCTCTCCGCGGCCGAGGAACTGGGGCTGCGCGTCCCGCGCGACCTGTCGATCGTCGGCTACGACAACACGAGCATTGCCCGCCTGCGCCACGTGTGGCTCACCACGGTCGACAACACCAGCCACGAGGTCGGCCGCCGCGCGGCCCGCTGCCTCCTGGAGCGCTTCGAGGGCGCCGGAGGGCACGGACGGATCCAACTCGCCACACCGGCCCTGGAGATCCGAGGCTCGACGGCGGCCCCGCTCACAGACTGATCGCGTACGCCTTGCGCAGCGTCTCGTGCACCGTCCACGTCGTACGGTCGCCCTCGCGCAGTACGGCCATGTCCCCGGGCCCCACCTTCAGCGTCGGCCCGCCCTCGACCTCGACGGTGGCCGACCCGCTGATCACGACGAACAGCTCGTCGGCCTCGGTGTCGGTGACCACGCCGGGCGTGATCTGCCAGATGCCCCGCACCTGACGCCCGTCCGCCGACTCCCAGACGACCTTTCCGGTCACCTCGGGTGTTCCGGAGACGATCTGCTCCGGGGCGAGCGGCTCGGGTTCGAGCTCGGCGTCGGGGATGTGCAGTACGAAGCTGTGCGTCATGCGGCGACCCTAGCCCGCGCTCCGCGCTCCGTCCGACCCTGCGCTCAATATGGCAGACAAAATTGTTGACAATTATGTTTGGCTAGATTTACGTTCGACAGGCACTCACTCAGGGAGGGCACATGCCGAACGAAGCCCGTCCGGGCACCGGGGAGCAGGCCAAACAGCGCGCGCTCGCGCAGCTGCGGCAGGCGATCCTGCACGGCGAGATGGCACCGGCGCAGCGGTTGGTGGAGAACGAACTCGCCGAGCAGTTCGGGGTGACACGGGCCAGCATCCGCGCCGCACTGATCGATCTGGAGGCTCAGGGCCTGGTCGAGCGGATCCGCAACCGCGGTTCACGGGTGCGGGTGGTGAGCGTGGAGGAAGCGGTCGCCATCACCGAGTGCCGCATGGTCCTGGAGGCGCTCTGCGCGGCCAAGGCCGCCGTCGCGGCCGACGACGAGCAGCTGACGCTGCTGGCGGACCTGGGCACGGCGATGACCAAGGCCGTGGCCGACGGCGAGCCGATGACCTACTCCGAGCTCAACCAGGAACTGCACGCCAGGATCCGGGAGTTCTCCGGCCAGCGGACGGCCGTGGAACTGCTGGAGCGGCTCAACGCACAACTGGTGCGCCACCGCTTCCAGTTGGCGCTGCGGCCGGGACGCCCGCAGCACTCCCTGAGCGAGCATCTTGCCATGATCGAGGCGATCACGGCCAGGGACCCGCAGGCGGCCGAGGCTGCCGTCCGCGCCCACCTCACCAGCGTGATCAAGGCGCTGCGCGACTGATCCGTACGAGTCGCTGCGCGGCTGAGTCGCAGGGGGCGGGCGCACACCTGTCACTCAAGGAGAACCTGTAATGACGCATGCCGATGCGCCCTCCCCCACTCCCGGCTTCGCTCGAGCGGGGGGACCCCCATCGCCACCACGCTCCACCCTCGTGATCACCGCGCATGCCGGGGACTTCGTGTGGCGGGCGGGCGGAGCCATCGCACTGGCCGCTTCCCGGGGCGAGAAGGTCACCATCGCCTGCCTGACCTACGGCGAGCGCGGCGAGTCCGCCAAGGCCTGGCGCGAGGGCAAGAAGCTGGAGGAGATCAAAGCGATACGCCGGGACGAGGCCGAGCGTGCCGCCGCCACCCTAGGCGCCGAGGTCCGCTTCTTCGACGCCGGCGACTACCCGCTGATCGCCACCGACGAGCTGACCGACCAGCTCGTCCCCGTCTACCGCGAGACCCAGCCCGACCTGGGCGCCCGGCCCACCGAGCAGATCCAGCTCGACTCCGGGAAGATCGCGGCCCGTTGACTGACCTTCACCGACAAGTCGTACGACGTCGTCTACACCTCGGACTGGACCGGTTCCGCCGGCCGGCTGCACCACATCGCCTTCGCGACCGACAGCCGCGAGGACATCCTGCGCGCCGCCGACCTCGCCATCGACAGCGGCGTGTTCATCGAGACGGGCCCCCACAAGCACGCCATCCAGCAGACGTTCTTCCTGTACGTCTACGAGCCCGGCGGCAACCGCATCGAGCTGTGCAACCCGCTCACCCGACTCGTGCTGGCCCCCGACTGGCCGCTGATCACCTGGACCGAGGACGAGCGGGCCAAGGGGCAGGCGTGGGGTCTGAAGACGATCGAGTCCTTTGAGATTGTTGACAAAACTGTTGACTCTCTTGGGATCGGCTCCTTAGCGTCTGGCGCACAGACGCACGAGAGGAAAACAAGGATGTCCTCCCCCCTCCCCGACCGCTCGCGTCGGCAGACTGGCCGTACTCGCCGTCGGCCTGTGCTGGCTGGCCGTCCTCTTCGACGGCCTGGACATGTTCATCTACGGCTCGGTGCTGCCCCACATGCTGGCGGAAAAGGCCCTCGGCCTGACCCCCGACCAGGCGGGTGACCTGGGCAGTTACGCCACCTTCGGCATGCTGGTCGGCGCCCTGACCGCGGGGACGGTCGCCGACCGGATCGGCCGCAAGAAGCTGATGGTCGCCTGCGTCGCGCTCTTCTCCCTGGCCTGTGGGCTGTGCGCGACGGCGGGCAGCGTCGATGTGTTCGGTCTCGGCCGCACGCTCGCCGGCCTCGGCCTCGGCGGTCTGCTGCCCACCGCGATCAGCATGGTCTCCGACTTCGCCCCGCGCGGCCGCGGCGCCCTCACCATCGGCATGCTGATGACCGCCCACCACACGGGCGGCATCCTCTCCGCCTACGTCGCCCTGTGGGTCGTCGAACCCCTCGGTTGGCGGGCCGCGTTCTGGTTCTGCGTGCTTCCGCTGCTCTTCGTGCCGGTCCTGGCCAGGTTCCTGCCCGAGTCGTTGAGCTTCCTGGTCGCCAGGGGCCGCGGCGAGGAGGGCGGCGAGCTGGCCCGGCGCTACGAGGTCGAGCTGCCCGCCGCCCCGGCCGGCAAGCAGGCCGCCGCCGACCGCCGGCACTCCCTGGCCAACCTCTTCCGGGGTGGCGAGTGGACCCAGACCCTGCTGTACTGGCTGGCCTCCTTCGGCGGTCTGCTCCTCGTCTGCGGCGTCGCCACCTGGCTGCTCACCCTGATGCGCGGCGAGGGTTACAACCTCGGCTCGGCGCTGACCTTCGTGCTCCTGTTCAACCTCGGCGGCATCGTCGGCATGCTGGTCGCCGGACGCGCCTCCGACCGGTTCGGCGCCCCGCGGATCTCGGCGATCTGGTTCGCGCTGACCGCCGCCGGAGTCTTCCTGCTCAGCGTCCACATGCCGC contains the following coding sequences:
- a CDS encoding phytanoyl-CoA dioxygenase family protein; translated protein: MSFTSVHRRAWLSEQDCDLDSFRALVERTTDLADYPYAASVERDVLRYDSERLLRAGDRREVRAELVRALTEGPGIVVFQGAFPDPGVVDRLTEVFDALIAEQRASGADAGDHFAKPGANDRVWNALEKAALYDAEAFADYYANDILALVSTAWLGPGYQVTSQVNVVNPGGAAQSVHRDYHLGFLSNDVAAAYPAHVHRLSPVLTLQGAVAHCDMPVESGPTMYLPYSQTYEPGYLAWRLPDFQAHFEAHHVQLPLAKGDAAFFNPALFHAAGTNRSADIRRMANLLQVSSAFGRAMETVDREAVANAVFPVLVERRGEGADEAWLANVIAASAEGYPFPTNLDSDPPVAGLAPPSQADVVRRALREGWTPEALREELRAGAERRQS
- a CDS encoding LacI family DNA-binding transcriptional regulator — translated: MGHPFPIREIARQAGLSEATVDRVLNGRGGVRESTAREVQQAIADLDRQRTQVRLLGRTFMIDMVVQAPERFTTAVRAALEAELPSLHPAVVRSRFHFRETGPVPELSRTLDRIARRGSQGVILKAPDVPEVTAAVTRLVAADIPVVTLVTDLPSTARLAYVGIDNRAAGATAAYLMGQWLGERPGNVLTSLSSGFFRNEEEREMGFRSAMRALHPDRTLVEIAEGQGLDATQYDLVRAALERDPDIRAVYSIGGGNIATLRAFEELGRQCAVFVAHDLDHDNTRLLREHRLSAVLHHDLRHDMREACHIVMRAHGALPPAGPTLPSAIQVVTPYNMPTPIR
- a CDS encoding TMEM175 family protein — encoded protein: MWKSNPDGGPERLVALADGVFAIAITLLVLDLYVPRGLDTQEYHEALRELLPDLGAYALSVAVLGGFWRDHRRIFRSVRQVDGQVMALSLLGLGAAALLPFPTRLVSEYGAEPASVAIYAAAVAALGAAHLALVAVLAGRPWLRGDFTPAGGFRLYALDLAVTVVVFLLTIPLTLVAGADAALWWLVLIPVKVTLGRRARR
- a CDS encoding Gfo/Idh/MocA family protein gives rise to the protein MVDTLGVAVVGFGWMGRVHTQAYARVPHHYPQLAVRPELVVVAEDVPGRAEEAAAQFGFASTTRDWREVAADPRVRAVSITAPNFLHREIGVAMAEAGKHIWIEKPVGLTVADARAVADAVAKAGVQGAVGFNYRNAPAVEAAGALIAAGEIGTVTHVRLRLFSDYAAHPEGALTWRYEKERGGSGVLGDLASHGADLARYLLGDIASLTADTAVFIPERARPTGATAGHARATGGELGPVENEDYVNCLLRFASGARGVLEACRVSVGEQNNYGFEVHGTKGAVFWDFRRMNELGVSRGTTYQDQPVSTVYVGPGDGEFGAFQPGAANAMGYDDLKVVEAYRFLRSVAEGTPHGATPADAVRSAAVLDAMVRSARNGAWVDVDA
- a CDS encoding LacI family DNA-binding transcriptional regulator; protein product: MRPPTIRDVADRAGVSKSLVSLVLRGSDQVRPEKRDAVLRAVRELGYRPNAAARSLSEQRTRTVGVLLNDLRNPWFVDMLDGLNSLLHDNGLHMLLADARLNRRTGQDPAGPFLDLRVDGLVVVGTLPDPAALEAVAARIPVVVAGAREPVPAGVDVVAGDDEQGARLVAEHLIGLGHRRIAHIAGYGAVGELRRRSFEATMREHGLVDEAVVEPSDMTEEGGYRTTVRLLSRPKRPTAVFAVNDIAAIGALSAAEELGLRVPRDLSIVGYDNTSIARLRHVWLTTVDNTSHEVGRRAARCLLERFEGAGGHGRIQLATPALEIRGSTAAPLTD
- a CDS encoding cupin domain-containing protein is translated as MTHSFVLHIPDAELEPEPLAPEQIVSGTPEVTGKVVWESADGRQVRGIWQITPGVVTDTEADELFVVISGSATVEVEGGPTLKVGPGDMAVLREGDRTTWTVHETLRKAYAISL